The following proteins are co-located in the Malus sylvestris chromosome 13, drMalSylv7.2, whole genome shotgun sequence genome:
- the LOC126596308 gene encoding isoflavone reductase homolog isoform X1 — protein sequence MGKSKVLVVGCTGYVGRRIVKASLALGHPTYVLQRPEIGLDIEKLQMLLSFKKQGAHLVEGSFSDLQSLVRAVKLVDVVICTMSGVHFRSHNILLQLKLVQAIKEAGNVKRFLPSEFGLDPARMGHALEPGRVTFDEKMVVRKAIQDAKIPFTYVCGAAFGGYFAGNLSQMGTVLPPREKVLIYGDGNSKVTLMDEEDIATYTIKTIDDPRTLNKTLYLRPPENVLSQKQLVEMWENLLGKKLEKITISKQDFLASMKGMDYAGQVGVGHFYHIFYEGNLTNFEIEGEGVEEASKLYSEVKYTRMDEYLKLYA from the exons ATGGGAAAGAGCAAGGTTCTTGTGGTAGGTTGTACTGGGTACGTGGGACGAAGGATTGTTAAGGCAAGCCTAGCCCTAGGTCATCCAACCTATGTCCTTCAAAGGCCAGAGATTGGCCTTGATATTGAGAAGCTGCAGATGCTCTTGTCCTTCAAAAAGCAAGGGGCTCACCTTGTGGAGGGCTCCTTTTCTGATCTCCAAAGCCTTGTTCGTGCTGTCAAGCTTGTCGATGTTGTCATTTGTACCATGTCCGGGGTGCATTTTAGGAGTCACAACATTTTGTTGCAGCTCAAGCTTGTTCAAGCTATCAAGGAAGCCGGAAATGTTAAG CGTTTCTTGCCATCAGAGTTCGGTCTAGACCCAGCACGTATGGGACATGCACTTGAACCAGGAAGAGTCACATTTGATGAGAAAATGGTAGTGAGAAAGGCAATACAAGATGCTAAAATCCCCTTCACTTATGTATGTGGTGCTGCTTTTGGGGGTTATTTTGCGGGTAACCTTTCGCAGATGGGGACTGTCCTTCCTCCAAGGGAGAAGGTGCTTATTTATGGAGATGGTAACTCTAAAG TCACTCTTATGGATGAAGAGGACATCGCAACATACACGATCAAGACGATAGATGATCCACGAACATTGAACAAAACATTGTACCTTCGTCCACCTGAAAACGTACTCTCGCAGAAGCAATTGGTCGAGATGTGGGAGAACCTTCTCGGAAAGAAACTAGAAAAGATCACCATTTCTAAACAAGACTTTCTTGCTTCTATGAAAG GTATGGACTATGCAGGCCAGGTAGGAGTGGGGCATTTTTACCACATTTTCTATGAAGGCAATCTGACAAACTTTGAAATCGAGGGAGAAGGAGTAGAAGAAGCTTCAAAGCTTTACTCAGAAGTGAAATATACACGCATGGATGAATACTTAAAATTATATGCATGA
- the LOC126595287 gene encoding uncharacterized protein LOC126595287: MESKSLEITLRPYRLSDAEDFLKYTEDEKLTQFTRWNTFKSKKEALSDIKDCRAEIGYALAAEYWGQGIVIRALKMAITEGFKEFTDLVRMQALVLIENKASQRVLEKLGFHMKGLLREYTIHKGTVKDVFMYSLLPTDLMP; the protein is encoded by the exons ATGGAAAGCAAATCTTTGGAAATCACACTACGTCCTTATAGGCTCTCAGATGCTGAGGACTTCTTGAAGTATACCGAGGATGAAAAGTTAACACAATTCACTCGTTGGAACACCTTCAAATCCAAGAAGGAAGCACTTTCCGACATCAAGGAT TGTCGAGCGGAGATCGGGTATGCGTTAGCAGCCGAGTACTGGGGACAAGGCATAGTAATCAGAGCTTTGAAGATGGCCATCACTGAAGGGTTTAAAGAGTTCACTGATTTGGTTAGAATGCAAGCTTTGGTTTTGATAGAGAACAAGGCCTCCCAGAGAGTCTTGGAGAAACTTGGTTTCCACATGAAAGGTCTCTTGAGGGAGTATACCATTCACAAAGGTACAGTTAAAGATGTTTTCATGTATAGTCTTCTACCCACTGATCTTATGCCTTGA
- the LOC126596309 gene encoding isoflavone reductase homolog, with amino-acid sequence MGMSKVLVVGCTGYVGRRIVKASLALGHPTYVLQRPEIGLDIEKLQMLLSFKKQGAHLVEGSFSDLQSLVRAVKLVDVVICTMSGVHFRSHNILLQLKLVQAIKEAGNVKRFLPSEFGLDPARMGHALEPGRVTFDEKMVVRKAIQDAKIPFTYVCGAAFGGYFAGNLSQMGTVLPPREKVLIYGDGNSKVTLMDEDDIATYTIKTIDDPRTLNKTLYLRPPENVLSQKQLVEMWENLLGKKLEKITISKQDFLASMKGMDYAGQVGVGHFYHIFYEGDLTNFEVEGEGVEEASKLYPEVKYTRMDEYLKLYA; translated from the exons ATGGGAATGAGCAAGGTTCTTGTGGTAGGTTGTACTGGGTACGTAGGACGAAGGATTGTTAAGGCAAGCCTAGCCCTAGGTCACCCAACCTATGTCCTTCAAAGGCCAGAGATTGGCCTTGATATTGAGAAGCTGCAGATGCTCTTGTCCTTCAAAAAGCAAGGGGCTCACCTTGTGGAGGGCTCCTTTTCTGATCTCCAAAGCCTTGTTCGTGCTGTCAAGCTTGTCGACGTTGTCATTTGTACCATGTCCGGGGTGCATTTTAGGAGTCACAACATTTTGTTGCAGCTCAAGCTTGTTCAAGCTATCAAGGAAGCCGGAAATGTtaag CGTTTCTTGCCATCAGAGTTCGGTCTAGACCCAGCACGTATGGGACATGCACTTGAACCGGGAAGAGTCACATTTGATGAGAAAATGGTAGTGAGAAAGGCAATACAAGATGCTAAAATCCCCTTCACTTATGTATGTGGTGCTGCCTTTGGGGGTTATTTTGCGGGTAACCTTTCGCAGATGGGGACCGTCCTTCCTCCAAGGGAGAAAGTGCTTATTTATGGAGATGGTAACTCTAAAG TCACTCTTATGGATGAAGATGACATCGCAACATACACGATCAAGACGATAGATGATCCACGAACATTGAACAAAACATTGTACCTTCGTCCACCTGAAAACGTACTCTCTCAGAAGCAATTGGTCGAGATGTGGGAGAACCTTCTCGGAAAGAAACTAGAAAAGATCACCATTTCTAAACAAGACTTTCTTGCTTCTATGAAAG GTATGGACTATGCAGGCCAGGTAGGAGTGGGGCATTTTTACCATATTTTCTATGAAGGCGATCTGACAAACTTTGAAGTCGAGGGAGAAGGAGTAGAAGAAGCTTCAAAGCTTTATCCAGAAGTGAAATATACACGCATGGATGAATACTTAAAATTATATGCATGA
- the LOC126596308 gene encoding isoflavone reductase homolog isoform X2, translated as MGKSKVLVVGCTGYVGRRIVKASLALGHPTYVLQRPEIGLDIEKLQMLLSFKKQGAHLVEGSFSDLQSLVRAVKLVDVVICTMSGVHFRSHNILLQLKLVQAIKEAGNVKRFLPSEFGLDPARMGHALEPGRVTFDEKMVVRKAIQDAKIPFTYVCGAAFGGYFAGNLSQMGTVLPPREKVLIYGDGNSKVTLMDEEDIATYTIKTIDDPRTLNKTLYLRPPENVLSQKQLVEMWENLLGKKLEKITISKQDFLASMKGQVGVGHFYHIFYEGNLTNFEIEGEGVEEASKLYSEVKYTRMDEYLKLYA; from the exons ATGGGAAAGAGCAAGGTTCTTGTGGTAGGTTGTACTGGGTACGTGGGACGAAGGATTGTTAAGGCAAGCCTAGCCCTAGGTCATCCAACCTATGTCCTTCAAAGGCCAGAGATTGGCCTTGATATTGAGAAGCTGCAGATGCTCTTGTCCTTCAAAAAGCAAGGGGCTCACCTTGTGGAGGGCTCCTTTTCTGATCTCCAAAGCCTTGTTCGTGCTGTCAAGCTTGTCGATGTTGTCATTTGTACCATGTCCGGGGTGCATTTTAGGAGTCACAACATTTTGTTGCAGCTCAAGCTTGTTCAAGCTATCAAGGAAGCCGGAAATGTTAAG CGTTTCTTGCCATCAGAGTTCGGTCTAGACCCAGCACGTATGGGACATGCACTTGAACCAGGAAGAGTCACATTTGATGAGAAAATGGTAGTGAGAAAGGCAATACAAGATGCTAAAATCCCCTTCACTTATGTATGTGGTGCTGCTTTTGGGGGTTATTTTGCGGGTAACCTTTCGCAGATGGGGACTGTCCTTCCTCCAAGGGAGAAGGTGCTTATTTATGGAGATGGTAACTCTAAAG TCACTCTTATGGATGAAGAGGACATCGCAACATACACGATCAAGACGATAGATGATCCACGAACATTGAACAAAACATTGTACCTTCGTCCACCTGAAAACGTACTCTCGCAGAAGCAATTGGTCGAGATGTGGGAGAACCTTCTCGGAAAGAAACTAGAAAAGATCACCATTTCTAAACAAGACTTTCTTGCTTCTATGAAAG GCCAGGTAGGAGTGGGGCATTTTTACCACATTTTCTATGAAGGCAATCTGACAAACTTTGAAATCGAGGGAGAAGGAGTAGAAGAAGCTTCAAAGCTTTACTCAGAAGTGAAATATACACGCATGGATGAATACTTAAAATTATATGCATGA
- the LOC126595562 gene encoding uncharacterized protein LOC126595562 produces the protein MESSRISLRPFKVSDADDFLKWASDDKVTRYLRWNTITSREEALAYIEKVAIPHPWRQSICLDDHSIGYVSVKPEPGDDTCRAHVSYAVSAEYWGQGIAKQALRMAMSRVYKEFPCLVRVEALVEVENKGSQMVLEKVGFVKEGLLRKYGYCKGEIRDMFIYSFLSTDKIM, from the coding sequence ATGGAGTCCTCAAGAATTTCACTGCGTCCCTTCAAAGTCTCCGATGCCGATGACTTCTTGAAATGGGCGAGTGATGACAAAGTGACGCGCTATTTGAGATGGAACACCATAACCTCTAGGGAAGAAGCCTTGGCATACATTGAGAAGGTTGCTATACCACACCCATGGCGCCAGTCCATATGTCTGGATGACCATTCGATTGGATATGTTTCGGTCAAACCCGAACCGGGCGATGACACGTGTAGAGCCCATGTTAGCTATGCCGTGTCTGCAGAATACTGGGGACAAGGGATTGCCAAACAGGCACTGAGGATGGCCATGTCTAGAGTGTACAAAGAGTTCCCATGTTTGGTGAGGGTTGAGGCTTTGGTGGAGGTTGAGAATAAGGGTTCCCAAATGGTTTTAGAGAAAGTTGGGTTTGTGAAAGAAGGTTTGTTAAGGAAGTATGGTTATTGTAAAGGTGAGATTAGAGACATGTTTATCTACAGCTTCTTATCAACTGATAAGATTATGTGA